The sequence CCCGCGAGATCATCGAGGAATACAAGGACAGCTCCGACGCCTTCACCATGGCTCAGCCCAACGCTGGACTGCCTGTTTTGGAGAACCTCAAAGCGGTCTACAAGCAGACGCCGGACGAGATGGTTTCCTCTCTTGACGCCCTGCTGGAGGCTGGAGTGAACATCGTGGGCGGCTGCTGCGGCTCGAACCCGGACCACATTCGGGCTATTCGCCAGAAGGTGGACGCTTGGAACGCCCGCTAGGGCGCTTTCTAAAAAACGATCAAAAGGGGGGGACGGTTGGAAAAAACCGAAACCCTTTCCATAGGTGGGGCATGTTTCGCTCTTGTATGCGCCCCGTTTGGACTGGTGCGGCGATTTTCTTGATTTCGCTTTTATCCGGGCACCCGCGTAGCTTCGCCGGTTTCGTCGACGTCAATTTCTATCCGGAACTGACTGAAGTGAACACGGACTCCGTGCTCACGGTGAATGTCTTCTCGAAACTGCCTGGACGCTTCCAGTATTTCAGCCTGACCAATGTCATCAACACCGACCGCTCGACGGAGCTTTCGGGAGAGGTGGACCTCTACACGGAGCAAAACCTTCGCTGGCAGGTCGCCAAGGACTCTCCCTTCGATCTGACGGTCCAGCTCAACTTTCGTTCGGGACGCGAAAACGACCGCCACCGGCTCGGGGCTCGCTGGCGATTTGACGACACCCCGGTCCTGACGCCGTTTTTCGACGCGCTCAACCTCAGCTATTCGATCAACTTCCACCTGATTCAGTTCGATCATGAAGCGGCGGACGTCTGGCAGATGGAGCACGTGGTGCGAAAGACGTTTCCAGGGATCTCCGATCGGCTCTATCTGGCGGGTTTCGTCGACCACACCTTTGGGCAGGATCTACCTGCCGGCTATCCCAGCGCCCCGATCGTCGCCGAGTTTCAGCTCGGGTGCCGTTTGGTCGATCAATTCCACCTGATAGCGGAGTACCGAATCAACGAATACAGACGAACCGACACCCGCAACCTCGCTATCGGGCTGCAATACATCGCAAAATGGTAAACGCAAAGACAACGAATGGTAGATTGCGAGTCGCGCGTTCGCTCTGCGCGCTCTCGCTGGTCGCGGGAATCGCCTTGCTGCTGGCTTCTTGCCAGCCGAAGGAGCCGAGGGCGATCGCCATCGGTTTCATCGGTCCGCTGAGCGGAAACGCGGAGGATCTGGGCTCGGGCCCAGCTAAGGCCATGGAGCTGGCGGTCAAGGAGTACAACGCCAGTCGCCAGGAGCATCAGCCGAGGGTGAGCCTGCACGTTCGGGACGACAAGTGGGACGGAAGCAACGCTTTGCCGCTCTACCGGGACCTCAGGGATGCCCACGGAATCGAGCTGCTCTTCATGAGCCATACCGACGGCACCATCGCTCTGCAGGACGACGTCCAGCGGGACAAGGTGGTTCTGGTGAACTCGCTCAACAACGATGCCCTGCTGGCCAGCATGAACGAATACACCTTCACCGTGGGAAAGAAAACCGAGGAGGCGGCCCAGGTGGTGGCAGGTCGGGCTATCGAGCTGGGGCGAAAAACCGTTCGCGGATTCCACGTGACCAACAAGTTCATGAGCATCTTCGCCGATACGTTCACCGATCAGGCGGCGAAGTACGGACTCGATGTGGAAGTGGTGCCAGTGGATATCGGGAAGACCGACTATCGCGAGGAGTTGGCCCGCTTTCAGGATCAAAGCTGCGACGCGTTGGTGTTTTTTGGATACAAGAACCTGGGCTTCGCCATGAAGCAGGCGAAGGAGATGGGCCTCGAAGTCCCGTTTCTCGGATCGACCACGATGCTGGGCGACGGGTTCTACGAGAACTCCGAGGGAGCGCTGGAGGGCACCGAATTCTCTTACTTCACCGAGAACGACGGAAACTACGTGCTCGCCCGAAACTTCCTCGAGCGCTACGAGCGAGCCTACGGCCATGAGCCCTTTTCGGTATGGCCGGCCATGCAGGCCTACGACGCCATGAACATCGCTCTGGGCATCCTGAA comes from Pelagicoccus sp. SDUM812003 and encodes:
- a CDS encoding ABC transporter substrate-binding protein gives rise to the protein MVNAKTTNGRLRVARSLCALSLVAGIALLLASCQPKEPRAIAIGFIGPLSGNAEDLGSGPAKAMELAVKEYNASRQEHQPRVSLHVRDDKWDGSNALPLYRDLRDAHGIELLFMSHTDGTIALQDDVQRDKVVLVNSLNNDALLASMNEYTFTVGKKTEEAAQVVAGRAIELGRKTVRGFHVTNKFMSIFADTFTDQAAKYGLDVEVVPVDIGKTDYREELARFQDQSCDALVFFGYKNLGFAMKQAKEMGLEVPFLGSTTMLGDGFYENSEGALEGTEFSYFTENDGNYVLARNFLERYERAYGHEPFSVWPAMQAYDAMNIALGILKNASQRPEKTEFSRWLRNELHKVRFYQGVCGNLAILDDGTSRGIYFSLYEVRGHGKVDKVKR